DNA sequence from the Methanolobus psychrophilus R15 genome:
GGGGAAAATAGGTCACACACCTCTGTAATCATATAATACTTTGTTAACACCATTACCTTATATAAAAGTTAGCGCTATAAACATTTTGTATAAATCCTTGCAGCCCCGGCTAAATCTCTAAACTCCTTACGGATGTAAAGAAAAATCAGGATTGTAGTAACCTTTATAGGCAGTGGAGACCTAAAACTTTAAAGAAAGCGCATATTTATCAGCCTAACTATGTTAACATTTCTTAGTTCACTTTAAATATAACAACCTTCATACTTGAATAAGGGATATTATAGTTGAGGGAGACGTGCTTTAATGAAGAAGCCACTGCTTGATGTTATATTTGCATCGGATAAGAGAAAAAATGTACTTCTTTTGCTGCAGGATGATCCTAAGCAGATGGTTACTCTCCTAAAATCACTTGAAACAACAAGAACGGCTTTACTTCCTCAGATAAGGATATTGGAAGAGCACCATCTTGTGACACATGACAAAGATACCTATGGATTAACAACTGTTGGGAAACTCATAACTGATGAGATGATCTCTCTTATTGATATAACCGATATCCTTGATATCGACATTTCTTATTGGGGGACACATAAGCTTGATTTCATCCCTTCACATTTATTCAATAGAATAAGCGAGTTGGGTCCATGCAACTTAATTAAGATTGGTTTACACGAGATATTCGAGGAGGACAAACAGTTTACTGAAGAAGCTGAAAGGTCAGAATCTGTATTCACGATGAGTTCATTTGTATTTCCTCATTTTGAACAAATATTTTCCGAGTTAATAGCAAATAAAGTGAATATATCCATAATCATCTCGAAAGAGCTCTCTGAAAAACTCATGCATGACAATCCCGAAAAATTCAAGGTATTCAGCCAAAATTCAAACATTAACTTGAGTATATATCCAAATCGTTTTGACTTCTTATCTATTTCAATCAATGACTATAGCATAATGTTGAAATTATTGACACATCAAGGTGTTTCGGATAATAAACGAGTTATTTGTTCGAGTGAAAGTGCGCTTCAATGGGGAAAAGAGCTCTTTGAGTATTACCTGAAAGACTCAACACCAATAACGGAACTTTAATCAAAATATTCCTTGCAGGAAAACATTTTCGATTACGAGAACGTTTTATACTAGAAAACCTCTTATGATTTGTGAAGGATAGAGTGAGGTAGTATAAAAAGACTACTATTTAGAGCATCTCTCCTTGCGAATCCGAGATATTCCCCAATATCTCTCAAACATCTGAAAAGGCTTATTAGGTTGGATAGAAGGAGGCGCCTGGAAACCACCACGCTTTAAGGCGCCTCTCTCCTAACGAATCCGAGATGTTCCCCAACATCTCTCAACTGATCCACTCTCAGATTGCGGCTCATTCCCCACGACCCGCAATACCTATTAAATCACTTTTTTATTTAACTCAAACTGCTCTTAAAATAAAACCCAATGATATTTTTGATGGGAATGATATTTTTGATTATGGTCATAAAGTCAGATGCAAGCTGATATTGTAAAAGCATCAAATAATCTAATACATTGTAATTGTTGTTTACTTTAATATTGATATAAATAAAACATTCAATTTACTGGTTATTTTTGATATATTTGGCTTAGATGGTAAATATTCTCTAGATTTATCTAAAAACTAGTTTTGCATCGTATACTATATAAAGTAGGATTATTGTAACTATACTATATACACTTATGTATTATTATAACATTTTTTTATTTAAGTACTCATATATACTAGTACATAACCACTGAGGTATGGAAGTAAGTACTTCCAAAAGTGGGTAAGGTGAAATATATGAAAAGCAATGTTATTGAAGTACAGGAAGCATTAAAGGGCATAGACTATCCGAAAGCGAAAAAAGAAGTAATTAAGTATGCCAAGGACAACAAAGCTTCCAAGGATGTCATGGCAGACTTGAAAAAGATCTCGGACCGGAAATATGAGACTGCAGCAGAGCTCAGCAAGGAGTTCTCAGGAAAATAAAGTTATATAACATACGTTGGCTTACATATTGTCACTGTGAACTTCAAATAGGGGCCGACAGGATTACAGTCGGTCTTAAAAACAGTATATGTGAATGATTATTTTTCAGATGAAACTCACATGAAGATGAGGTTTCCTTTGCACTAATTACCAATATTAGGCTCTGTAGAAATCCTCGATATTCTAACAAATATCTAAATTTCTCATTTTACCTGATATTTCTGTATTTCGTGTTTCGCCAGCATATTGGAACCGAAAGTGTATACAAGAATCACAACACCCAGCCAGATGAAATGGCTTCCTATTTCAGGCATACCTAAGTATTTCAAGACAAGACCAATACCGAAGATCAGCAAATTTGCCATGCCTATCTTTTTATTTCGTTTTACAGTCTGCTCATATATCTGTTTGTGCACTAGATACTCTTTTTTTTCAGTTTTCACTTATTCACGTCCTCTGACATGTAGGTTATAGAGCTAGCAGCTCAAAATCTTTTTGGCAAATAGAATTGCTGCAGTTACATTTTATGCATTGTGGAATATCCACAATTTAGAAGGAACCTCCTTTCTCGTGTTTCTACCCAACTTTGACAGTCAAAAGTAATAATAGTGTTCTTAGTCTTGATGTATTCGACCAAAAATGCAACAAAAACTAAGAACATACGAGATTATTCCTAATGAGAATATATGCTTTCCTATCGGAACTATCCTGGCTGTAGAACAACTTTATGATGTACTTGACTTTTCCACTGTTTTTGGCAAACACAAAAAGAATGGATTTGACATCAACTACCTGCTGAAAGCTCTTGTAAGCTACAAGCTTACAGATAATTTCAGCATAAGTAAAGCTCATGATTGGATCAACCGTGATGAGGTACTTGAGATCTTCAATCTTGAAGAATTCAGTGAACGAACACTTTACAGGATTCTTGAAACCCTGGGAAATAATCGTGAAACGATTATTTCCGATATCCAGGACAGATTGTTTGGCAGATACGATTTCGAACATACTAACATCAACATGGACTGGACAAGTATTGTCCTGCACGGTGATAAATCGCCATTGGGTAAATATGGTTATAGTCGTGACCATAGGCCGGATAAGAAACAGATAACTTTAGGCATAGCAGAACTTGCTGATCCTATCAATGTGCCAATTGGCATCACAGTAGAACAAGGAAATCTACATGATCAAAAGCACTTCAGGAAAACGTATCAACAGGTTAACAAGAGGTTGAAGCAGGGATCACTTGTTGTTTTCGATAAAGGAGCTCATAGTACAGAGAACACTGCCATGATAAGGGCAGATGATATGCAGTATCTGACTGCAAGAAAGCTCAATAAGAGCGATGACAAGATAATTGCAAACTTCGGGAACTATTCTCTTGAGATCGTTGATTCAGAAGATGGTATCTATGGCCTGAAAATCGTTAAACCAAGTAGTGTCAACTACTTCTACTTCTCTGAAAAGCTCAAGAAGGAGCAACTTGAATCAAGAGCCAGGAAGATCATGAGGCAGATCCAGGAAGCAAAAGAGATACAAGAATCTATTGACAAAAACAAAAAGCTGCCTAAAAAGTTCAGGATTAACAATGTCCTTGTTGATGTCGTTTATTCTCTGCAGACAAAACTGACGGATATTGATGAAGAAGAAGCTATCAAACTTCTTGAGGAACATTTGATAACAGGCAGAGAAGGATTTTTCTGTCTGAAATCGAGTAAGAATTTGACACTAAAACAGGCTCTTCAAACATACAGGAAAAAGGATTCTATCGAGAAGATCATCAATTCTCTCAAGAATGAGATTGAGATAAAACCGTTGAGAGTGTGGTCCGATGCTAGTGTTTATGGAGCTATTATTATTGGGTTCATTGCACAGTTGTTCATATCGCTGATGCGATATGAGTTCAATGAACTCAAGCATAAGTCCACAAAGTTCATCAAAAAAAGCTTATTGAATTTGACAGTTACCGTAGATTTCCTGAAAGATCGGTCGAAAAAGTACATTTACGCCAATTTTGATGCCATAAATACACTGATTTTAAGGCAAAAATGGGCAAAATCGTAGAATTTTGCATGAAATTGTTTAAACTGTCAAATAGGTTTTCCTGACAAAAAAAAGAAAATTCTAGGTCCGAAGAGAAGACATTCTCTTCATCAAGGAGTGAAAACTGTCAAACTTGGGTTTCTACTCTGAGCTCTTGCAACTGAAGTTGCAGGCATTCTTCCTCAATTTACGTGAATCGAGTAAAAATATTAATGGACATTAAAGTACTGTCCCCACAGATCCTTCACCTGCTCACTAAGATTCCCCCTGAGATGGTTTCTGACGGTGGCCGCCTTATCAAGTTATGTTGCTAGAGCCATCATTTAATCATCATTATCGTCGTCCTGATCATCGTTGTCATCATCTAGGTCGTCATTATCATCGTCCCGATCATCGTTGTTATCATCTAGGTTATCATTGTCGTCGTCCCGGTTATCGTTATCGTCATCCCTGTCATCAAAGTCATCGTCCCGGTCGTCAAAGTCGTCATCCCTATCATCAAAGTCGTCATCTCGGACGGCTATAGGCGGAATGATCGGACCGGACTCTCCGGAGGACAGATCGAAAACGTAAATATCCTGGTTTCCATTGCGGTAATCGGTCCATACGATCCTGTCTTCGTAGATATCAGGAGCTTCCTGCCAGAAACTATCTTCCGTGATCAGCTCTTCCTCTCTTGTGGAAAGATCATACATGCGGATATCCCCGGTACCGTTGCGAAGGTCTTCCCACACTATCCTGTCGCCATGGATTGCAGGGTTTATCTGGGCTGATGCGTTTGAGGTGATCCTCGTTTCTTCCCTGGTGGACAGATTGTACATATGGATATTGATATCCAGCTGCGTGAAGTTCTCCGGTGTCATATTGTCCATATCTTCCGACAGGTTGACATTGGTGTGATCTTCCCATACGATCACATCGCCATAGATAGCAGGAGATACCTGATCCGAAGTGTTATTGGTAATCCGCATCCCCTCTCCGCTGGATAGGTCATACATGTAGATATCAGAGTTGCCGTTGCGGAGGTCTTCCCATACAATCCTGTCACCATAGACAGCAGGGTGCATCTGGTTCGATTCGTTCCCGGTTATTTGCATTTCCTCTCCGGAGGACAGGTTATACGCGTAAATATCAAAGTTGCCGTTACGCAGATCATGCCACACTACCAGCTCACCATAGATCGCAGGGTCTCCCTGCCATGACGGGTTATCCACTATCATCCCGCTCTCGCCCGAAGATATATTATACATATGGATGTTCACGTCGAATTGAAGCCAGTCATCCAGTGTGATGTTATCCGTGTCCATCTCATCTGCCGGTAAGCTGACATTGCTGTAATCCTCCCATATCACGATGTCGCCATAGATTGCGGGAGTCATCTTAGCAGACCCGTTCTCGGATAGTTGCATTTCCTCTCCTGTGGACAGGTTATACATGTAGATGCCTATATTGGCATCGAATATGTCCTGCAGGGACATGTTCTCAACATCTTCAGTGATATTGACATTGCGGCCATCTGTCCAGACTATCGTGTCATTGTAAATAGCCGGATTGTTCTGGTGTGATGCATTCGTTGTGATCTGTACCTCAGAGCCTTCAGTTACCTGTGCAGCTGCACAACCGGCAGCAAAAGTTATCAGCACTAAGCAAAGTATTAGGTATTGTATAGATTTCATTTGAACTACCTCAAGTTTCCCAGTACCACCCAGGATACCTGATTGATAGTTCAATTGGAAGAACTAAACGTATTGTGAAGCAATGATAAGAAGCCTAGTACATACTTTTAGGACAGGAAATGTCATTCATTGGGGATATTTTCACCATCTTCCGAACCTGATAAAGGAAGCAGCGCAGCAGTCAAAAAATCATTGGTTGGTATTTTTTGAAATCACTCGACCTTGCTGCGCCACGCTTACTCCAATACCATATAATTATTTATTCCTTTCTAAATAGACTTACTATGACAAGTCAATAATTGATAGCTGTCATAGCCTATTTTCCTATGCTATATTTATAAAGTAAACAAGATATAGAGGACATGTTTTCAAGGGGATGATACTATAAAAGCAAAACAGATAATCATACTTGCATTGATAATAGTCGCTG
Encoded proteins:
- a CDS encoding transposase codes for the protein MQQKLRTYEIIPNENICFPIGTILAVEQLYDVLDFSTVFGKHKKNGFDINYLLKALVSYKLTDNFSISKAHDWINRDEVLEIFNLEEFSERTLYRILETLGNNRETIISDIQDRLFGRYDFEHTNINMDWTSIVLHGDKSPLGKYGYSRDHRPDKKQITLGIAELADPINVPIGITVEQGNLHDQKHFRKTYQQVNKRLKQGSLVVFDKGAHSTENTAMIRADDMQYLTARKLNKSDDKIIANFGNYSLEIVDSEDGIYGLKIVKPSSVNYFYFSEKLKKEQLESRARKIMRQIQEAKEIQESIDKNKKLPKKFRINNVLVDVVYSLQTKLTDIDEEEAIKLLEEHLITGREGFFCLKSSKNLTLKQALQTYRKKDSIEKIINSLKNEIEIKPLRVWSDASVYGAIIIGFIAQLFISLMRYEFNELKHKSTKFIKKSLLNLTVTVDFLKDRSKKYIYANFDAINTLILRQKWAKS
- a CDS encoding cell surface protein; translation: MLITFAAGCAAAQVTEGSEVQITTNASHQNNPAIYNDTIVWTDGRNVNITEDVENMSLQDIFDANIGIYMYNLSTGEEMQLSENGSAKMTPAIYGDIVIWEDYSNVSLPADEMDTDNITLDDWLQFDVNIHMYNISSGESGMIVDNPSWQGDPAIYGELVVWHDLRNGNFDIYAYNLSSGEEMQITGNESNQMHPAVYGDRIVWEDLRNGNSDIYMYDLSSGEGMRITNNTSDQVSPAIYGDVIVWEDHTNVNLSEDMDNMTPENFTQLDINIHMYNLSTREETRITSNASAQINPAIHGDRIVWEDLRNGTGDIRMYDLSTREEELITEDSFWQEAPDIYEDRIVWTDYRNGNQDIYVFDLSSGESGPIIPPIAVRDDDFDDRDDDFDDRDDDFDDRDDDNDNRDDDNDNLDDNNDDRDDDNDDLDDDNDDQDDDNDD